A genomic window from Syngnathus typhle isolate RoL2023-S1 ecotype Sweden linkage group LG18, RoL_Styp_1.0, whole genome shotgun sequence includes:
- the LOC133142785 gene encoding neurogenic differentiation factor 2-like isoform X2, which translates to MLSRLFSEVLPDVQRLAADWADNPDGGLGKVKNEQEGHLGAEDELDETRCGGSSSRAESEMADEEEDEEEGDEDDDDDDNESGVHEGTGDKGNKKRGPKKRKTSAGRHERSKVRRVKANARERTRMHDLNSALDNLRKVVPCYSKTQKLSKIETLRLAKNYILALGEILRNGKRPDVVSYVQMLCKGLSQPTTNLVAGCLQLNTRNFLTEPDATRFHMPGSPFSLHPYSSSPSSSYRCRLASPNCQAPGGGPLNLRGHSYAPGYEAAYAPGGASPDYLSPDYEGQHSPPGCLMGVGVSMGAPGKQQELDAERNYHYSSMHYSRAGRGLTFGPSGTRGGGGAHSENIPPFHEGHHERAAGPYEDISAFFHN; encoded by the coding sequence ATGttaagccgtctcttcagtgaGGTTCTACCGGACGTGCAGAGGTTGGCGGCGGACTGGGCCGACAACCCGGACGGCGGGTTGGGCAAGGTGAAGAACGAGCAGGAAGGGCACCTTGGCGCGGAGGACGAGCTGGACGAGACGCGCTGCGGGGGCAGCAGTAGCCGAGCCGAGTCCGAAATggcagatgaggaggaggacgaggaggagggggacgaagatgatgatgatgatgacaatgagAGCGGTGTCCACGAAGGCACCGGGGATAAAGGCAACAAAAAACGCGGTCCGAAGAAGCGCAAGACGAGTGCGGGCCGCCACGAGCGCTCCAAAGTGCGGCGGGTGAAGGCCAACGCCCGGGAGCGCACGCGCATGCACGACCTCAACTCGGCGCTGGACAACCTGCGCAAGGTGGTACCGTGCTACTCCAAGACGCAGAAGTTGTCCAAAATCGAGACGCTGCGCCTGGCCAAGAACTACATCCTGGCGCTGGGCGAGATTTTGCGCAACGGCAAGCGTCCCGACGTGGTCAGTTACGTGCAGATGTTGTGCAAGGGCCTCTCGCAGCCCACCACTAACCTGGTGGCCGGCTGCCTGCAGCTCAACACACGCAACTTCCTCACCGAACCGGATGCGACGCGCTTCCACATGCCCGGCTCGCCCTTCTCCTTGCATCCGTACTCTTCTTCGCCGTCGTCGTCGTACCGGTGTCGCCTCGCCAGCCCCAACTGCCAAGCTCCGGGCGGGGGCCCCCTGAACCTACGCGGGCACTCGTACGCCCCCGGCTATGAGGCCGCGTACGCTCCGGGCGGGGCCTCCCCCGACTACCTGAGCCCGGACTACGAGGGCCAGCACAGCCCGCCGGGGTGCTTGATGGGCGTGGGCGTCAGCATGGGTGCGCCCGGCAAGCAGCAGGAGCTCGACGCCGAGCGGAACTATCACTACTCGTCTATGCATTACTCCCGAGCCGGACGCGGTTTGACGTTTGGCCCTTCGGGAAcccgcggcggtggcggcgcgcACTCCGAGAACATCCCCCCCTTCCACGAGGGCCACCACGAGCGCGCGGCAGGCCCCTACGAAGACATCAGCGCCTTTTTCCATAACTGA